TTAGGAACTTTACCAACATTGGGGAATTTTAAGTTTTGAGATAATTCTGGAGAAAAAGAATTATCTTTACCTCTAATAGATGCTTTTTTACTTTGCACGGACGGGTTTTGCCATCCTAATACTTTACTTTGTCCCCAACCAAATAATGCTGTAGGTAAAGCTAAAGCCATTAGAAAAAGCTTTGCTACTCTAAACCGTGAATTATCAAAAGACATTTAACCTCCAAAAACTAAGAAAATTGATCTAAGAAAATTGTTTAACTTTTGCTCGCTAGTTTATTAACTCCTTGTAATTTATAGATAAATAAAGTTTTACAAAACAATTTTTAGAAGTGCAATCTTATTAATAAAATAAGAGTTCGAGACTATAACAGAAGAAAAAATTTAGAACAAGGATAATTTGCTATTTCATAGTTAATAAACGGTTTATAGCAAAAAGTCCTGATATCCTATTTAAGTAAAATAAACAGTCTTTTAAGTTTAGCTAAATTAAAGGATCTTTTGATCGACAAAATATAACCTAATTGTTTATTATTGTTGAAGATCCAGCCACTTCCCAAGCCAATAAATTCTGAGGTATAAAGCGTGCTACAATCTGTTTTCTCTCAACTGCGAAAAGTAGTAGCAGATCCAGACATAGCTATAGATCTAGGGACAGCAAACACTCGTCTCTATGCACAGGGCCGAGGAATTATTGCTGATATTCCTTCTGCTGTTAAAATAAATTCAAATAAGGGGAATGTTGAAGCTGTTGGTAAATCTGCTTTACCACCTGTTAAAAATGATTCTGGTTCATACTCAATTCTTCCCTTACGCGGTGGAGTAATTAAAGACCTAGATGCTGCAACACACCTTTTAACCCCACTTCTACATAAAGCTAAACGCTTTGGCCTAATAAAACCTAGAGTTTTAGCTTGCGCTCCAACAAATGCAACAGATGA
The window above is part of the Blastocatellia bacterium genome. Proteins encoded here:
- a CDS encoding rod shape-determining protein, which codes for MLQSVFSQLRKVVADPDIAIDLGTANTRLYAQGRGIIADIPSAVKINSNKGNVEAVGKSALPPVKNDSGSYSILPLRGGVIKDLDAATHLLTPLLHKAKRFGLIKPRVLACAPTNATDEERAAIVEATLRAGASKVKLAPEPLAAAIGAGLDVSSSLCPNVSRYWRWCNRYCCYS